The Coregonus clupeaformis isolate EN_2021a chromosome 26, ASM2061545v1, whole genome shotgun sequence genome window below encodes:
- the LOC121539842 gene encoding secreted frizzled-related protein 5-like has translation MDLFSFTLTLLVLLPPAWGFDLGQSTRCVPIPHQMSVCQDVGYSEMRLPNLLGHSSLEGEVVPRSEDWRPLLQTGCHPQAQAFLCSLIAPVCLDAFIQPCRSLCVAVRDNCAPVLACQGHVWPEALDCDRFPTQEDMCLTPHPKHSNSHLAKALPKPACQACPSVEEHPSLKTVLDALCQDDFAVTAKLSRRRLPSGEPEFEVEGRVEFIRQGPLLPYDTQHLLQQWLLINLPCANVLVRPGRAQLYLLTGAVQPDGTLALTRLFPWHKKNNSITIATRKWKHHKC, from the exons ATGGATCTCTTCTCCTTCACCCTGACTCTCCTGGTTCTCCTGCCCCCAGCCTGGGGCTTTGACCTGGGCCAGTCGACCCGCTGCGTGCCCATCCCCCACCAGATGAGTGTGTGCCAGGACGTGGGCTATTCGGAGATGAGGCTGCCTAACTTGCTGGGGCACAGCAGCCTGGAGGGCGAGGTGGTTCCCCGTTCGGAGGACTGGAGACCCCTGCTGCAGACCGGCTGCCATCCCCAGGCCCAGGCCTTCCTCTGCTCCCTCATCGCCCCTGTTTGCCTCGACGC GTTTATCCAGCCGTGCCGTAGCCTGTGTGTGGCCGTCAGGGACAACTGTGCCCCAGTACTGGCCTGTCAGGGCCATGTCTGGCCAGAGGCGCTGGACTGTGACCGCTTCCCTACCCAGGAGGACATGTGCCTGACCCCCCACCCCAAACACAGCAACAGCCACCTCGCCAAAGCATTGCCTAAGCCTGCATGCCAAGCATGTCCTTCCGTGGAGGAGCACCCTTCACTGAAGACAGTTCTGGACGCCCTGTGCCAGGATGATTTTG ctGTAACAGCCAAGCTGTCTCGCCGGCGCCTGCCCTCAGGGGAGCCAGAGTTTGAGGTGGAGGGCCGGGTAGAGTTTATCCGCCAGGGCCCCCTGCTTCCCTACGACACCCAGCACCTCCTCCAGCAATGGCTGCTCATCAACCTGCCCTGTGCCAACGTACTGGTCCGGCCCGGCCGCGCCCAGCTCTACCTGCTGACTGGCGCCGTGCAGCCCGATGGCACCCTGGCCCTCACCCGCCTCTTCCCCTGGCACAAGAAGAACAACAGCATCACAATAGCTACGCGCAAGTGGAAGCACCACAAGTGTTGA